GAAAGAAACATACTTGGAGCAATCAACAGAAGTACTAATTGGGTAAGGAATGTGGACACCACATTTACCAGGGAGTCCACTTGCTGCAGACAAGTTAATACCCTTAACTGAACCAGCGGCTGATTTTAGGCAGCTACAAGCAGCTTTCCTATCAGCTGGTGTTGAAGCCATGCTGTTCAGTGACTTAATCCCACTGCAGCAAGCTGGTGATGGGCTACCACCACCCGTAAGCGCGGGCATGCAGGGCGCGAGGCTGCTCGTAACTTGACCACATGTTACACTGGCTTCTGTAAGTGGTGCAGCAACCAGTATGCACAATAACATTATACCAGCTAACTTGAAAACAACTGAGCTTGCCATTTTTAGTAAGTTTTAGCTAGAGGAGCAAGGATTATTGTTCTTGATTATAGattctatttttggcacttgATGGTTTAGGGTTTTGTTTGTGGGTCGTTGTATTTATTAGAAGATTTCAGGTGGTGTCAGACttgttagattatataacatgTTCTAAAGCTCAAGGCCGTTCTTGAGGGTAGTTTTGAGGTGCAACTGCTTAGGGCCTAACTCATGAAGGGGCCTGAATTGAGCTAATCTTTagaattaaattagtatttGCATAAGTATCATCTAGCATGGATCGAACTTGAAGCATTAGATATCTCAGTTAAGCGTACGACTAAGgggctttttttatttttcgcctTGGGCCCAAAAATTATCAGGAATGGTATTATTGAGGCCTCTACTATCAGCTCAAACTTTTGGTTCAGTTGATTTCTTTAAACGATATCAAAACCAACATGACAAAAAATCATGGGTTTGAATCTCAATCtaaagaaaccaactcaatcaatgTTGAGCATAAATTATATAATCTGATAATATTGTGAATAGTTAAATGAGTTATGTTATTTGTTAGTTGTTAAGAGTATTGAATGCTGAAAATGCCTAGTCTAGTGATTGTTTTCAGGTGAGTCAGCTTGTTAGTTAAAAGGTCTTTTGAGCCTATTAAAAGCATGGTACTATTTTGGGACACTTGTATATAGGAACACCCTTTGAGATGTGCCTATATACTTATGTTTGCCGTAATTTCATGATCACATTGCTATTCAGCAGGGCTTTCTGGAATTCCCATTTACATAATTGCGTATTTCTTCTATTTCATGTAATCTATTAAGATCAAAAAGTTTTATGCAACACTGTTTTCAAAGAACTATTTCTACCAAAAACTGAAGCTAAAATTGATTGTTGAAGCTCTTAAGTATGTTAATTGCTCTGACATTTCAGACGAGAGACTTTTATGACTAAAAGTATAAATGCCAACACTTGCTTTCCTCATATAGTCATATATAATGCCTAATTAttccataaaaaataataagtgtATGAGATTAAATACATAATCCTTATGTCACCCAGTGATTTTTGATACCAAATTTATaaactaactcaaacttagCCCATAATTCccttcaaattggtaaaatatacAAGTAAATCATGGGTTCAAGCTCacacaaatataaaataatatattctacaGCATATACACAAAAatgatataatatattctaCGTGCATATGGGTGTGTGGCATTGGCGAATTTATTAAGGGCCTAGAATTACTATATCCTATcgtaaattataaattatataggaaaaattatttaaaataatccaatctatttatgatttttctataataatctcatttattgattaatcatgaataatttcaattttgaaaggtattttcctagagtaaacccaataaccggatgacttgctatagtaagtttttttttaaaaagaaaaagataaattgttataaaatgtcaaatgttaaaaaaattttaaaaaaagtttagagtatgattttttttttattatttagaattttttatgtaaattttttaaaattttctctaattttaaattaattttaaatttacttttttgatgaattacctactatagcaggttatCGAGTTACCTAGGTTTACTCTAAACAAATAtccctaaagttgggattattcatggttaatcaataggtggaattattgtaggaaaatcatgaaaaagttggattatcctaggtaatttttccaattatatattgattttctttgaaaaaattataaaaaatgttgaaaatctACAAGATTGATTAACAGTAAACTCATTCCATACACTCAACTAGGCATCAAGAGATAGAGGTGTTTAAAATCGGATACCGGACCGATCCGGATCTAGAAAACCAATTTTAATTTGGATAGTGAAATTATGATCTGATTTGATCTAGATTGAACCGAATTTTGGATATTTGTTTTTTCGGATCAGATACCGGATATTCGATCTGGTTTTTTTGcccttttgaaatatttttcttctttaaaaaaaattctattttttacACATAAAAATTTGAGCTCATTACGGtttctttctttaatcaaacttatttttggagTTGATATAACGGTCaaatattttagagaatttactatttaaaatttcagatataattattattatatgtctAAATCTATGCACCTGATGCATAGATTAGATAATTCGATATTTCATTAAGCTAATCCAATCATTATATTTACAAGAGATTCCTATAATAATTGTGTGTTGTGCTACTCTTTTTGTGTAaacaaataatagttattttccaaattttatataataaaatttatgatatcttagtaaaaaaatatatcttttaGTTAGTTAAAGATATATATCT
This genomic stretch from Amaranthus tricolor cultivar Red isolate AtriRed21 chromosome 9, ASM2621246v1, whole genome shotgun sequence harbors:
- the LOC130823995 gene encoding non-specific lipid-transfer protein 1-like produces the protein MASSVVFKLAGIMLLCILVAAPLTEASVTCGQVTSSLAPCMPALTGGGSPSPACCSGIKSLNSMASTPADRKAACSCLKSAAGSVKGINLSAASGLPGKCGVHIPYPISTSVDCSKVN